Within the Salvia hispanica cultivar TCC Black 2014 chromosome 4, UniMelb_Shisp_WGS_1.0, whole genome shotgun sequence genome, the region ATTCTAATGCATTTGGATCACCTGACTCGGTGACTGGAGGAACAGAAGCATCTGGCTCTACATCCGATTTGGCATTTGTAGAATCAGGTTGTTCAGATGTCGGTGCACCGACAGATGAGTCAGCAAGTGAGTCTGATGCGTTGGAAGCCTCCATGATAGAGTCCTTTGGAATATCAGATTCAGTTGAGGGCAGTGGCTCTGAGGAAGTAGATGCGAGTTGTGGTGTTGTAGTAGGCCCTTGTAGTAGTAGTTGGTTAGCGGTAGTAGGCCCTTGTAGTAGCAGTTGGTTAGCAGAAGTGGGTGCACTTTGGGGTGTCTTAGTAGGCCCTTCTAGAAGCAGTTGGTTGCCAACTTGCTTCTGCAAAGTATGCAAGGCAAGACCGGGCTTCTTTGAACCAGGATTAGGACCATATAAAGATGCCATGCCCGGTGGCAGAATTTCGACCGGTGGTTTCTTTGCAGAGTCTTGAAGGCTTGTGATCTTGGATTCCTCAAGGGAAGCCAAAAATGCAGCTGCAGCATCCATTTTTGTGGGTGGTTTGTGCTCCAGGTTCTGTTGCAGATTCTTGTTCCATTCTTGAACTAAGCTCCTTAGCGAAGGTCGACCATGAGCCTAACGTAAAACGAAAAAAGTAAGGTTTATAATTAAGGATtgtgaataaataaagtaagcgATTGAGATGATACATGAGCATGCAACACAGCCTCAGCAAGCATCCCTGTGTCATGCCAAGCCTTTTCCATGAGAGTATTGTCCCCCAAAATAGCTGCTGCAAAAGCAGCTTCTCTTCCTGAACCAATAGATATCAAACTGCTTACCAGATTCTGCGAAAACAAACATGTAAGAGTGCAATCTGTCAACACAACAATAATTTATGAGATATTAATTCTCACAACAACACTTTCAATTAGGTTatctcaaaatatatttaattattgggaTATTGACGcctaatatcacaaacttttcaaaagtttattttatcCCACAAACTTTGAACTTGACATATAATATTACGGggtgtaatcaattgctaactttttaaagttgccaacttgctaactcatcaatacagtgcattaaaaatgtcaatacagtgacattatgtgttgacattttaatgtcactgtgttgacatttttaatgcactgtattgatgaattaacagagttagcaatttaaatagttagcaatataacgcacccctaATATTACGAACTTAAATAGtagttgtttaatttttcCACCAACGACAAAATCCGACGactacattttatttgttattacaACAATAAGATAAGATATGGTTACCACTGAAAAATGATAGTGACGTGATTACAAAATCCCTAGAAACCAGATATGATAACCCATTTCATTTTAACGTAATTCTATTTTGTTGCTTGTGGGAAAAATTCAACAACTATTTAAATGCGTGATATTATATGCGAAGTTTaaagtttgtgggaaaaaaataatatttatctaacgagaaacaaataaaaagtagtaTATACTTACACTGAGCCGTGTTAACTCCCCATGATTTCCGAGGCATAAAGCAAGACCTCTCAACTCATGGCCTTGTAGAGCTCCTTTGACCGAACCAGCAGCAGCTAGTCTCTTGAGAGCCTCACGTGCGATATCAGTTTGTCCAGTAGCATCAGCAGCATCAATTAGGTCGAGAAACTCCTTGGCGAATTTAGCGACTCCTTGAACAGCATCCACGACATTTTCCTTCTTTGATGACAAATTCATAATGTCATTCAAGTCCAACCCCAGAACTTTGTGTCCAATGTCTGTGCTGTTGCTCATAGTAAGAAGGCACTGAAGGGCTCTCTTAAGATCATTACTCTGCAAGGCCAGATGGAATTCTAACCTCTTTGATATTCCAGGCAAGTGAAGTGCTTCCGTCGCATAACCCATGCCAAGCATAAATTGTGCTAAATCATCATGATGTTCTCTACCAAGCCTACTAGCCCATTTTACTGCACTAACAGCGTCCCCATGGGCTGCAAGACATCGACAACGGATACCAGGATGGCTAAGTGATATTGCATGAACACACATATACCTGTCAATCAGCCAAAGGGCACCATCTTTGACCCCTGCAACAACAATAGGTCCAACTGGCCGTTTTTGTTCTGCGGGAAATCTAGTATTAGACACTGcaacaccaccaccaccaacagCAAcctcattaacttttttaacttcCGTTTCTGTCGGATCAAATGTATGATTATCAGCACGTTTAGGCAACGTTAAGAAAGGGGGTATCGAAGGGGTATGCTGAAAAGAAGCTAGTCTGACAACTTGTAACATAGGAGGTCTCAGTGTTGTCCTTTCTTGTGGCATCACCTGTTGACTATCTACTGTTATTAATGCCAAGTCTCCATGTTCAGCAACAGCCCTGTCTTGTGCCTCTTTAGCCCTCATCTCCTCCTTCTTTCTTCTAGTTTCTAAGTCAATAGGAGAAATTCCAGCGTCCACAAAGACACACTCAACTGTGGTTGGGGTGGCAACAAATAACTGTCTCCTATGCCAAATAGCCCCAGTAGCAAATGGAATTGCCACGTCTCCCAAGTAGCGAAACTGAGGGCGTAGGGAAGATATGACAATATATTGTTGATAGGCGAAAGCACAATACTCAACGGTTTGGTCCCATGCTGTCCATTCTGGTTGAGGTAAAAGGTCACCAATAGGCTGAAAGGTTTCCCAGCTATATAACTGGAAGTTGTGAGGCAATGCATCAGCTGATAATCTTTCTCCATCATCCACGGTGTTAAAAGAAGACGCGGATTTACTTTTTTGCATTGGCATGGAATGATTTGTCGACGTAGAAAATCTTCTGCATGTCCGATAGGAAATACCCAGTAGAGCGCCCCCATACAAACCAGTAACTGGCTCGCCTCGGCTACCAATTGACTTCATTAATATGTTTGATGTTCCGTCATCAAGCAATATACGAACTTGAACGCTAGAAGACGACGCTGCTGTAGCTGCAGCCAAAGCAGCAGCTTGTGCCGCAGCAAGTGCAGCTTCCTTTGCTTTTTTTGATGAGCCACCTTTAGAAATTACAGGCACCCTTCTTGGTAATGCAGATTCCAACAACGCAAACCTATCTCTACAAGAGTCCCAAGCCAAAAACCTTGCACTACCTGAATCAACAACCGACCAGTTGCTAACTTTATAAACTGAGAAGTAGGGAATATCAGGCCAAACAATTGACATGTACCttcaaaattgacaaaataaaagtatatgaCATCAGCTTCatatatgagaaaaataaGCATGAGTAGGCTAAAGAATTTCTAGGTTAATTcaaattgacaaaattaaaGCATAAATATTGACCGTGTgtaactattaaaaaaaacaagaataaagACAATGATTAAACTAATAAGTTGGAAAAATATATCACAGTTCATTCACACAGCACATTGAAAAGTTGGAGAATATGACAAAGCAAGATGAAATAAGCCATGAGTTACAAGATTAATGTGTATACTTACTTCCCCGAAGAACTGATAGaaacaattgagaaaaaatcaTGCGGAACAGTTGTACTGATATTCTTTTTAGATTGCTTCACATGTAGTTGTTCTTGTCTTTCATGTAGTAAATTATTGCTTCCAGTAGCTGGATATGGATTGTTAGACAGCTGAAACTGTAGCACCTTCAGTTCCCTTCCAACTACATAGACTGCTGAATGTTCTCGGCTTCCTGGTGGCGATGGGAGTGGAGCTACTGGCGGGAGCGATTTGGCATCAAATTCGCAAACAAACACACCGATATTGGTTCCAGTAGCAACAAGATGAGGTTGTAAAGAGTGTGCAACCATAGAATAAACCTACATTGTAAATTTGAAGCATACAAGTTAGCAGCAATCGAATTTCTAGCCATCGAAAATTTAGGGAAACTTAAAGTCACACCCGAAGCTTCTTGTGAGATGCAAGCAACTGAGGTGGGGCTAATGAAGAGAGTTCACATAATGGTCTTGCCAGGGCTGAATAAGTAGGATGCTCGATCGCCCTATCCATTATTTGATGTGAAATACCAAGACGATTAAGACGATTTGAAAAATTGTACATATTGTTCAGGATTTGGAGCAATGCTGGCAATAGTATACTAACCATATATGTGAATCTTTAACACATGTCAAGATGTCTAAATTTGGTGCTCGAGGGTGACACCATGATGCCACACTATGGCAAGCCAATTTTGAGACAGGTTTTGTTCTTCGAATTTCCTAGAAATGAGAAGAATGGGTTGGGTTGGACTATggaatgtaatttttaaatgaaacgACGTGCAAAATTCACTTAAACCTTTAATGAAGATGCTTCCCAAATAGCTAAGGTCTTGTCAGCACCAATGGTGATGAGGTTTGGCGGAGCACCAGCCACACGAGAAAGCTCAATAGCAACAACCCCACCATCATGCGCCTTATAATAGCATAACAAGGCTAAATTCCTTTAGTATCAATTGTCAATGTAGCATGAAGCAACAAATCTTTATCTTCATGCTGTATAATACTAAGGAAAACAAGTatggaaagaagaa harbors:
- the LOC125220477 gene encoding uncharacterized protein LOC125220477, with amino-acid sequence MMRLRAFRPTSEKIRKIELHPTHPWLVTADDDDHVSVWNWDHRQVIYELRAGGVDYSRLVGAKLEKLAEGESEPRGKRAEALRGGSVKQVSFYDDDVIYWKLWQNRAAASETPVAVNNDSPPFSSPAPSTKGRHFLVVCCENKAVFLDLVTMRGRDVPKQELDNKYLLCMEFLPRSISNDGPYVAFGGPDGVIRVLSLLTWKLARRYTGGHKGPVSCLMTFMATSSQGLLVSGGTDGSLVLWNADCRQDLRELVPKLSVKAHDGGVVAIELSRVAGAPPNLITIGADKTLAIWEASSLKEIRRTKPVSKLACHSVASWCHPRAPNLDILTCVKDSHIWAIEHPTYSALARPLCELSSLAPPQLLASHKKLRVYSMVAHSLQPHLVATGTNIGVFVCEFDAKSLPPVAPLPSPPGSREHSAVYVVGRELKVLQFQLSNNPYPATGSNNLLHERQEQLHVKQSKKNISTTVPHDFFSIVSISSSGKYMSIVWPDIPYFSVYKVSNWSVVDSGSARFLAWDSCRDRFALLESALPRRVPVISKGGSSKKAKEAALAAAQAAALAAATAASSSSVQVRILLDDGTSNILMKSIGSRGEPVTGLYGGALLGISYRTCRRFSTSTNHSMPMQKSKSASSFNTVDDGERLSADALPHNFQLYSWETFQPIGDLLPQPEWTAWDQTVEYCAFAYQQYIVISSLRPQFRYLGDVAIPFATGAIWHRRQLFVATPTTVECVFVDAGISPIDLETRRKKEEMRAKEAQDRAVAEHGDLALITVDSQQVMPQERTTLRPPMLQVVRLASFQHTPSIPPFLTLPKRADNHTFDPTETEVKKVNEVAVGGGGVAVSNTRFPAEQKRPVGPIVVAGVKDGALWLIDRYMCVHAISLSHPGIRCRCLAAHGDAVSAVKWASRLGREHHDDLAQFMLGMGYATEALHLPGISKRLEFHLALQSNDLKRALQCLLTMSNSTDIGHKVLGLDLNDIMNLSSKKENVVDAVQGVAKFAKEFLDLIDAADATGQTDIAREALKRLAAAGSVKGALQGHELRGLALCLGNHGELTRLSNLVSSLISIGSGREAAFAAAILGDNTLMEKAWHDTGMLAEAVLHAHAHGRPSLRSLVQEWNKNLQQNLEHKPPTKMDAAAAFLASLEESKITSLQDSAKKPPVEILPPGMASLYGPNPGSKKPGLALHTLQKQVGNQLLLEGPTKTPQSAPTSANQLLLQGPTTANQLLLQGPTTTPQLASTSSEPLPSTESDIPKDSIMEASNASDSLADSSVGAPTSEQPDSTNAKSDVEPDASVPPVTESGDPNALESDGNTMENQEQTSSTTSVPEQTEIESITSVPPASTSFPEPTDSPVVTSASSQEFKDQDPHNS